One part of the Anaerolineae bacterium genome encodes these proteins:
- a CDS encoding ZIP family metal transporter has protein sequence MLDVLYGLPPTMQALLATLFTWGLTAAGAGLVFFTQDFNRKVLAWMLGFAAGVMVAASYWSLLAPAIEISEQLEGVPAWLPATVGFLGGAVFLRGIDLVLPHLHLGLGIDKAEGIKTNWQRSVLLVLAITLHNIPEGLAIGVAFGAAAAGLPSATLAGAVALAIGVGIQNFPEGAAVSLPLRGEGMSRRRSFWYGQLSAVVEPLAGLLGAAAVLLMRPLLPYALAFAAGAMIFVVVEEVIPESHCAGYGDIGTMGTILGFVVMMVLDVALG, from the coding sequence ATGCTTGATGTGCTCTACGGCCTTCCGCCGACCATGCAGGCGCTGCTGGCAACGCTGTTCACCTGGGGGCTGACGGCCGCCGGGGCGGGGTTAGTGTTTTTTACCCAGGATTTCAACCGCAAGGTGCTGGCCTGGATGCTTGGTTTTGCGGCGGGGGTGATGGTGGCGGCCAGCTACTGGTCGCTGCTGGCCCCGGCCATTGAAATCTCCGAACAACTGGAAGGTGTGCCGGCCTGGCTCCCGGCAACGGTGGGCTTTCTGGGAGGCGCGGTCTTCCTGCGCGGTATTGACCTGGTGCTGCCGCACCTGCACCTGGGCTTGGGAATCGACAAAGCTGAAGGGATCAAGACAAACTGGCAGCGCTCGGTGCTGCTGGTATTGGCGATCACGCTTCACAACATCCCGGAAGGGCTGGCGATCGGCGTAGCCTTCGGCGCGGCGGCAGCCGGGCTGCCCTCCGCGACCCTGGCGGGCGCAGTAGCGCTGGCCATCGGTGTGGGGATCCAGAATTTCCCGGAAGGGGCGGCGGTATCGCTGCCGCTGCGCGGGGAGGGCATGAGCCGCCGGAGGAGCTTCTGGTACGGGCAGCTTTCTGCCGTTGTGGAGCCGCTGGCCGGCTTGCTGGGCGCGGCGGCGGTGCTGTTGATGCGCCCGCTGCTGCCGTACGCGCTGGCCTTCGCCGCGGGGGCGATGATCTTTGTTGTGGTCGAGGAAGTGATCCCGGAATCGCATTGCGCCGGGTACGGCGACATCGGCACGATGGGCACCATCCTGGGCTTCGTGGTGATGATGGTATTGGACGTGGCCCTGGGCTAA
- a CDS encoding peptidylprolyl isomerase translates to MAPNKIQDGLVVSVQYTLKLDDGEIIDESTADDPLLYLHGADNIIPGLERALTGMAVNETKHVTVAPADAYGEYDEDALESFPLGFFPEDLELEPGLMLDMSDENGNLFEATIVDVNDDEVLVDFNHPLAGETLHFDVKVLALREATPEELAHGHPHLPGMHAH, encoded by the coding sequence ATGGCCCCCAACAAAATTCAGGATGGTCTGGTTGTCAGCGTGCAGTACACGTTGAAGCTGGACGACGGTGAAATCATCGACGAGTCTACCGCGGACGATCCGTTGCTGTACCTGCATGGCGCAGACAACATCATCCCCGGCCTAGAACGCGCCCTGACCGGCATGGCCGTCAACGAGACCAAGCATGTGACGGTCGCCCCTGCTGACGCTTATGGCGAGTACGACGAAGACGCGCTCGAATCCTTCCCGCTGGGTTTCTTCCCGGAGGACCTGGAGCTGGAGCCGGGCCTGATGCTCGACATGAGCGATGAAAACGGCAATCTTTTTGAGGCAACCATCGTCGACGTCAATGACGACGAAGTCCTGGTCGACTTCAACCACCCGCTGGCAGGCGAAACGCTGCACTTCGACGTCAAGGTGCTGGCCCTGCGGGAAGCCACGCCGGAAGAACTGGCGCATGGCCACCCGCACCTGCCTGGCATGCACGCCCACTAA